A region of the Mycoavidus sp. HKI genome:
AAAAACGGATAATCTTGCTTTGAGTAATCTAAGTAAGTGATCCGTGGCCGGAAAAATGGGGTTGCCACGCTTGGTAAGTAAAGCCATCTTGCTAGATTGAAAAGCCGGGTGAGTCACTTCCAGCGCAATAAGCGTCCCTGCCTCAATTTCTTCACGTGCAGAAAAAGCGGACATAAACACGGCACCAGGGCTAGTAGACGCAAATATTTTACGGGCTGTTGTTGAGTTACTTACAAATGATGAAGAACAAAGTTGAACGCTTTCTGATTGCGCTACCGCTTGTATCTTTTGTCGTAATATTCCCGAAGCGGGCAGCGAAACTGGATAGCTTACTGCCTCCGAGAAAGTGACTTTGCGCTTACCCGCCAACGGATGGTTTTTGCCTACTAGAAGATATAAAGGGAAAGGCACATGCGCATAATGTTGAATATCCGGGGATTCTTGGAAAACATCGGCTATCCCTATATCAGCAGTATCGCTCAGTATTTGGTCGATTATCTTTGTGGTTTCAAATATTTCTTCAATCTGTAGATGCACGCCGGGATATCGAAGACGAAATTCATCAAATATATCCATAAAGACATGCACAAAGATAGCCGGTATAGCAAGATGAATATTACTTTCCCGTATATCGCCTAGCTCTTGTAAACCAACCTCAAAGGCCATCCGTGCATCGCAGCTCTGGCGGTAATATTCAAGCAATAACTCAGCTACATAAGTTGGCGCTACTCCATCCTGGCGATACTCGAATAATTTGTATCCTATCTCTTTTTCTAAAATCTTTATCTGGTGCTTAATAACGGATGCGCTTGTACTCATACTTTCCGCGGCTTTACAAATTTCTCTATGTGTAAATACGGCATTGAAGTAACGCAATCGCTGCTGGTTAATGATCACTGTCCCCGCTCCTAAAGTAAATCCACTTTATTTTCAAGAAAAATTATAGTGCTAATTTGAAAATGCAGAATTTTCTTATTTATTTTTTAATATCTGCTTGATAAGCAATAAAAAATATATTTTAAAGATTGGGAACCTAATCATTGGTTAAATGCATATTTACTCCAGAAACGCTATCATTAATAATTTAATAGCTAGTTGCTCTTGAAAAAGAAATATAAATTCACCAGAAATTTCACCTATTTATCAATTTTGGCGAATCAATGGAGTGGGTTTCAATTTTTAGAGTAGTCACGCAGGCTTATCCAGAAAATACGAATCGCTTCTCCATCTTATTTGTGCAAATCGTGATTCCAACATGTAGTTAGCTTACCATCCACTGACTAAAGCGTTCGATAATGGCACTATGCTTATCTGCCCAATACAAGCCACTACTAGGTATCCCTTTTTTTAAATTGTCTGGATACGTTGAGAGTGACTTTACATATTTTGGATCAATTCGGTTTCTTTCTAAGACATCTTTTTCCAACGCACTAGGCTGTGTAGGGCTAATCCCATAGGGTATAAGCCGCGCCTGTCGCTCTGGGTCAGTGGCAAATCGGATAAATTGGCGGCAGGCATCCACATTAGGAGTCCCCTTCAAAATCGTCCAATTATCATATCCATAGATATGTTGGTCCCATGAAAATGCAACCGGTGCACCGGCATCAATAGCAGATAGTGTTGAAATGATAAAAGCAGGCATTAAATCTACTTCGCCAGTTTTTAATAGCTGTTCGGCGTGCGGCGTATTCTGCCACCAGACGGAGATATGCGGTTTGATTCTATCGAGGCTATCAAACGCACGCTCAAGCTTGCAAGGGTAGATTTCAGTTGGAAGCACACCATCTGCTAGCAAAGCTTCTTCAATGGTATCAAAAGGGATTTGACGTAGACCACGGCGGCCTGGGAAACGTTCCACATCCCAAAAATCTTTCCATGTCTTGGGGGTTGGGCGTCCTTTAAAAGCATCCGTTCGATACGCGAGCACAATAGAGTAAACGTTCATACCAACGCTATAGTCTGACAAAAGGTGCGGCATAATGGTTTTAACGACATCATCGTTCCCCAGTCTATGAGCTTCTAAATAACCCTGTTGCCCCAGTACTGGAATAGCCCTATTACCCAGGCACGCCATATTCCACTTGTACTCTCCTGTATCGACCATCGTTTTAATTTCTGCAACAGGCTCCACATTCGACGGAATGCCGATCACCTTAATACCCGTTTCTTTTCTAAAGGGTTCAAAGAGTATTTCTGTATACGCATAATGACTCTTGCCCCCCGAAGTACGAATCACAATTTGATCTGCGGATTCTGTAGTCATTTTCCTTGAAGGCGCGCTCTTCCGGGAGGTGATGATATAGGGCGCAGCAATCGCCGCTGCACCTGCGGCAATGAGGGCCTTAATGGCATTACGGCGACTATTGCGAGGTGGAGTTTTACTCTGCATTTGATGCTCCGAATGGAATTGACGAATTACTATCCATCTCTGGCGAGAGAGTAAAAACGGATAATCTTGCTTTGAGCAATCTAAGTAATTGATTCATGGCTGGCAAAACGGGTTTGCCACGCCGGGTAATTAAAGCCATCTTGCTAGATTGAAAATCCGGGTGGTCCACTTCCAACGCGATAAGCTTACCTGCCTTAATTTCCTCTCGTGCGGAAAAAGCGGACATAAACACGGCACCCGAGCCAGTAGACGCAAATGTTTTACGGACTGTGGTTGAATTACTCACAAACGATGAAGGGCAAAGTTGGAGTTTTTCTGATCGCGCTATCGCTTGCACTGTTTCTAGTATCATCCCCGAAGCGGGAAGTGAAACTGGATAACTTATCGCTTCCGCAAAAGTTACCTTCCGTTTACCAGCTAACGGATGATGCTTACTGACTAACAGATATAGCGGTAAAAGCACGCTTGCATAAAATTGAATATCCAGAGTTTCTGGGCAAACATCGGCTATCCCTATATCAACAGTATCGCTAAGTATGTGGTCGATTATCTTTGTGGTTTCAAATATTTCTTCAATCTGTAGATGCACGCCGGGATATCGAAGACGAAATTCATCAAATATATCCATAAAGACATGCACAAAGATAGCCGGTATAGCAAGACTCACACTACCTCGTCGCATATCGCGCAACTCCTGTAAGCTAGCCTCAAAGGCTTTCAGCGCCTCGCAGTTCCTGCGATAATATTCAGACAATAACTCAGCTACATAAGTGGGCTTCATTTCACGCGGGCAGCGATCGAATAATGGGTATCCTATCTCTTTTTCTAAAATCTGTATCTGGCGCGTAACAACGGATGCGTGTGCACTCTCACTCACCGCGGCTTTAGAAATTTGTCTATGGATAAATACGGCATTGAAGTAAAGCAATCGCTGCTGATTGATGATCACTGTCCCCGCTCCTAAAGTAATTCCACCTTATTTTCAAAAAAATTATAGAGCTAATTTGAAAGTGCAGAGTTTGTTTATTTATTTTTTAAACATGCTCAATAAGCAATGGAAAGTATACTTTGAAGCTAGAAACTTAATAACTGGTTAAATATACAGTGTCATAAAAGCAACGCTTCGATAGAATATGATTCATATTTTATATAAGAAATGGTTTATATATCCACATAACTCTTATTTCACCTTAGTTAAGAAGCCTCTACATAACTCTGTAGCGGTGCCCTGGCTCCTCTTCGATCTTTCCCTCAGCAACGCTGTCTCAATCCTGGTTCATTCGATTCTTTGCCCAATGAGCAAAGATAAACCTTGAGATTACTATTTTTTACATATTCTTTGCCGTCCATACTAGCGCTCAAATCATATATGAGGGATCTACGGAGCTCTCAACGCAAGATGATTTACATGGAGTGCCTTTAGTGGATAACGCTCAAAAAATCACTTAGGGGCCTCCTTTTGGCAGCGAGTGTGAAATGAATAACTCAAATTATGGAGATGTAGGCAAATGAATACTTCATCGGCTGATAGTGGTGTTTTGGTACATAAAAAGTGGCGATATTTTCGACGGCAACATAAAACGAGTATGTTTCATCTCGCATTTATTTGTACCCGATTGCAAAAGCTGATGCACAGGCACATCGGCATTATTCCGTTACCGCTGTATTGCGTTATTCTTTTTTGCTTGAGCATTCTTTTAGCCTTTGGAAAAATCTCCAGTGATATCTCCATCATGGTGGCGATACTCACTACCTTAGGCTTTACATGTGCCGAATTGGGGGCGCGTATTCCGCTCCTACGTCTGATTGGTGGGCCGGTTATCGTTACGACCTTCCTTCCCTCCTGCTTGGTGTATTACAAACTTTTACCGGGTGAATTGGTTAGATCAATTAATGATTTTTGGCAGTCAACCAATATCCTGTATCTCTTTATCGCCTCTGTAGTGGTTGGCAGTATTCTTAGTATGGACCGCAGAACACTTGTTGCGGGGATGGCTAAAATTTTTGTCCCTCTTGCTGTCGGCTCAGTTGCCGCCGCTATCGTTGGCACGCTGACCGGGATGGCTTTTGGGTTAGGCGCTCACCATACTTTTTTCTATCTTGTCGTTCCCGTTATGGCGGGGGGTATTGGAGAAGGGGCAATTCCTCTCACGCTTGGCTATGCGGATATTCTTAACTTGCCACAAAAGCAGTTATTCGCCCAAGTTATACCCGCTATCGTGCTCGGGAATTTGATAGCGATTATCTGTGCCAGTTTGCTTCATCAATTCGGTAAGCGCCATGCCAGCTATAGTGGCAAAGGCCGCTTATCTGCTGCTGACGAGGGTATATCCACAAACCCTAGCGACGCTTCTTCTGTCACGGTTGAACATCTCGCCGCCGCGGGCATGATCGCGATTTGTTTATATATGTTGGGAATACTTGTACATAAGCTGATTGGCTTGCCCGCACCCGTAGCGATGCTCTTTCTTGCGGTACTCGCCAAGCTAACTTACGCCATTTCACCCAAGCTGGAGGGCGGCGCTCGTATCGTTTATCGTTTTTTCTCGACGGTGGTTACTTATCCTTTGCTCTTTGCAATCGGGATCACCATTACGCCGTGGAACGACTTACTAGCTGGCTTCACCTTAGCCAATATCGCCACCATTACGGCGACGGTTTGCACATTAACCACCGTGGGATTTTTTGTAGGCAAATGGGTGGGTTTATATCCGATTGAAAGCGCAATCATTAATGCCTGCCACAGCGGTATGGGCGGTATTGGTGACGTAGCGATACTGTCTGCAGCCTACCGCCTAGAACTGATGCCATTTGCACAGATAGCAACTCGCCTAGGGGGAGCACTGACTATTACTCATGTCCTTACACACAACTATAAACAGCCAAGTACAATAAACCTTTAAAAGAAAGAGATGACAGGCAGAGATGAGCTGGGCAGCGAAAGAATTTAAGACAGTAGATTTAGGTGACAAGCGGTTAAACAAGAGGCTGATGTTGCTTGCAGAGCGTCTTGGGGAAAAGCCGACGGCGAGTCTGCCTGGGGCATGTAAAGGGTGGGCGGAAACCCAGGGGGCGTATCGATTTTTATCTCAAGAGGATATAGGTTGGGAGTCTATTTTAGAGCCGCACTGGTCCTGTTCGCGTGCGCGCTTACAAGAGCAGCGTACCGTTTTGTGCATCCAAGACACCACGGAACTGAACTTCAACGGACAATCGATAGAAGGCTTGGGTCCCCTGTGTTACGAAGCGCAACGAGGTATGTACCTGCACCCGACGTATGCGGTATCGTTGGAGCGTGAACCGTTAGGCGTATTAGATGCGTGGATGTGGGCACGTGCATCCAAAGAAGACGTAGAGAATCGGTCTGGGATCAAGGAAAGTATACGCTGGATCGAAGGGTATAGCCGACTGGCAGAACTCTCAGCCGAGTTACCCCGAGACACGTTTGGTGTATATGGCAGACCGTGAATCCGACATGCTAGAACTGATATGCAAAGCCTCCGAACTGGGGAATCCGGTGGATTGGTTAATTCGCTCGTGTCACAACCGGGTGCTACCAGATGGTGCTCGCCTGTGGGAGGCAGTCGGTGCGCAGGCAGCGGTAGGCGAATTGCATTTTATGATGCCCTCACGGCATGGCCAAAAGGCTCGAGCGGTACGTCAGCAAGTCAGAATGAAACGCGTTGTCCTTGATGATAGAAAGGGCTCCCCGTTAGAAGTGACCTGCGTAATAGCCCAAGAAGTGGAGGTACCGTCTGGCTGTAAGCCTGTGGAGTGGCGCTTGCTCACTAATCGCGTGGTACTTGATTTCGACGCAGCAGTGGAGTTGATTGACTGGTATCGGGCTCGCTGGGAGATTGAGATGTTCTTCCACGTTCTCAAAAACGGCTGTCGCGTCGAGGCGCTGCAACTAGGGGCTATCGAAAAGTTAGAGAGGGCGCTGGCGGTCTATATGGTGGTGGCTTGGCGAATCGCTCGCTTGATGAGACTAGGCCGTACTTGCCCTGATCTGGAAGCAGAACTGCTGTTTGAGCCAGAGGAATGGCAAGCCGCGTATCTTCTCATGAAAAAACCTGTGCCAAAAAAGACGCCTCGACTCAATGAAGTAGTGCGGCTTATTGCGATGTTGGGTGGATTCTTAGGCCGAAAAGGGGATGGCGAGCCCGGCGTAAAAACCATCTGGCAAGGATTACAGCAGGTTACTGCCTTTGCTCAGGGTCTACGCTGGGCGCGCCAAAACCAGATATTTTGAGTTGTGTATAAGGATATGACTATTACTGCGGCAATCATTTTACTAGGCATCATTTCATAAAATTTTTATTTAAATGACGATGAGACCTATTTTTCTTTCCATAATATTATGTATTTTTCCTTTTATGGGCTGTGGTGGAGATAATCCTATCCATGAAGAACAGGCGCTCATATCTGGAAAAAATAAAAATGCGAAAAAATCCTTAGCGGAGCTTGCAGATGAATTAAGCAAAGTGAGCGTAAAAGATTATGGCCGTGCTGCGCATGATAGCGCAGTAGACTTAGCAGAGATCGCACGTAACTTAGAAAAAATTATGCCAGAGCCAATTGGGGGAATCGCAAGTAGAACCTTATTGCTGGTGGAGCGTTTAATAATATTAATCAATTCTTATCCAAATTTAAAAAATAATAGTTATATTTTAAATGACATTTCAAGAGAGACGGAAGAATTGAAAGAAGAAATGAGTGAGAGTATAGATGAAAGTCTATAAAATTAGAAAATAGATTAAATTAAACTTTTTAAGTTATTAATGAAATCGAGAAGATCTCTATAAAATTAAAATATATTTTACGATACTCTGACTACAAAGGCTTGTATTGCTCAAAGTCTATTAAAATCTCGCTTTTCTATTTGCTGCTATTTCTAAGCAATCTGCTTTTTCCAAAAAAAAACATTCCTCACTACGACTCGTAAAACATGGGTAAAAGCAAAGTTTACGTAGCCCATTGTCAACACCGTTCCTCTATCAATTTTTAAATTTCTTGATTTTGCTCTCTTCATCGACTAGCTTACATTAGCAAGCATCTCGTGAATAATAATTATCTTATATTGTTTATAAACCATCTTAACCAGTATAAACAATTAAAATCCGCGAGCCGCTATCCGTTAGGAAATTTAAATTGGGGATTTGTTTGTTTT
Encoded here:
- a CDS encoding LysR family transcriptional regulator, which encodes MIINQQRLRYFNAVFTHREICKAAESMSTSASVIKHQIKILEKEIGYKLFEYRQDGVAPTYVAELLLEYYRQSCDARMAFEVGLQELGDIRESNIHLAIPAIFVHVFMDIFDEFRLRYPGVHLQIEEIFETTKIIDQILSDTADIGIADVFQESPDIQHYAHVPFPLYLLVGKNHPLAGKRKVTFSEAVSYPVSLPASGILRQKIQAVAQSESVQLCSSSFVSNSTTARKIFASTSPGAVFMSAFSAREEIEAGTLIALEVTHPAFQSSKMALLTKRGNPIFPATDHLLRLLKARLSVFTFSPEVDNNSSIPLGASNAE
- a CDS encoding ABC transporter substrate-binding protein, which encodes MQSKTPPRNSRRNAIKALIAAGAAAIAAPYIITSRKSAPSRKMTTESADQIVIRTSGGKSHYAYTEILFEPFRKETGIKVIGIPSNVEPVAEIKTMVDTGEYKWNMACLGNRAIPVLGQQGYLEAHRLGNDDVVKTIMPHLLSDYSVGMNVYSIVLAYRTDAFKGRPTPKTWKDFWDVERFPGRRGLRQIPFDTIEEALLADGVLPTEIYPCKLERAFDSLDRIKPHISVWWQNTPHAEQLLKTGEVDLMPAFIISTLSAIDAGAPVAFSWDQHIYGYDNWTILKGTPNVDACRQFIRFATDPERQARLIPYGISPTQPSALEKDVLERNRIDPKYVKSLSTYPDNLKKGIPSSGLYWADKHSAIIERFSQWMVS
- a CDS encoding LysR family transcriptional regulator, which translates into the protein MIINQQRLLYFNAVFIHRQISKAAVSESAHASVVTRQIQILEKEIGYPLFDRCPREMKPTYVAELLSEYYRRNCEALKAFEASLQELRDMRRGSVSLAIPAIFVHVFMDIFDEFRLRYPGVHLQIEEIFETTKIIDHILSDTVDIGIADVCPETLDIQFYASVLLPLYLLVSKHHPLAGKRKVTFAEAISYPVSLPASGMILETVQAIARSEKLQLCPSSFVSNSTTVRKTFASTGSGAVFMSAFSAREEIKAGKLIALEVDHPDFQSSKMALITRRGKPVLPAMNQLLRLLKARLSVFTLSPEMDSNSSIPFGASNAE
- a CDS encoding 2-hydroxycarboxylate transporter family protein, whose amino-acid sequence is MSILLAFGKISSDISIMVAILTTLGFTCAELGARIPLLRLIGGPVIVTTFLPSCLVYYKLLPGELVRSINDFWQSTNILYLFIASVVVGSILSMDRRTLVAGMAKIFVPLAVGSVAAAIVGTLTGMAFGLGAHHTFFYLVVPVMAGGIGEGAIPLTLGYADILNLPQKQLFAQVIPAIVLGNLIAIICASLLHQFGKRHASYSGKGRLSAADEGISTNPSDASSVTVEHLAAAGMIAICLYMLGILVHKLIGLPAPVAMLFLAVLAKLTYAISPKLEGGARIVYRFFSTVVTYPLLFAIGITITPWNDLLAGFTLANIATITATVCTLTTVGFFVGKWVGLYPIESAIINACHSGMGGIGDVAILSAAYRLELMPFAQIATRLGGALTITHVLTHNYKQPSTINL